DNA from Pseudomonadota bacterium:
ATCCAGCCTCTCTTACAGTTTCAGCCAGGATTCGGAGAAGACGTTCTGGCCGGAGAGGACCTTGTAGGTTTTGTAATGCTCCAACGATCTCTGGTCGAGGGTCGACGGATCGGGGTCATTGCCTTCAATCATCCCGTGGACCATATCAACCAGCACCTGGCGCTCGCCACGACAGATCGCCATCAGTTCAGGGTCGTAGGAATTGACGATGGCGGTGGTCAGGCCGTAATACATCAGCATGATCAGGTAGGTTCGGTCAAGATATCCTCTCAGTTTTTCGTCTACACCGTTGGAGACGTTGGAAAGACCGATGGTGGTTCTGGCTCCGGGGGCGATTTCCGGCAGCATGCTCAAGAACTCAAGGCCGGAGGCAAGCTGGTCGGCGCCGAGGGTGATCGGGGTCGCGATCGGGTCGAACAGCATCTTCTCATTGGGGATTCCCGCCTCGTTCAAGGCCATCATCAGGTCAACCGACATCGCGGCCCGCTCGTTTGAGTCACGGGGCATTCCGTCCGGCCCCCAGAGAAGGGCGATGACATGGCATCCCGCTTCGGCGGCGACGGGGATCAGTTTCTCCATTCTTTCCGGCTGGGCGGAGATGGAGTTCATGATCGCCCCCTTCTTGTTTTTGATCACTTTAAAACCGGCCTCCATGGCAGCGGTGTTGGTGGTATCAAGACAGAGCGGGGTGGAAGAAACTTCTTCAACCGCCTGGACAACCCACGGCATAAGTTCGGTGCCGTCTTTACGGGCAGGACCGATATTCAGATCAAGAAAGGCTGCGCCGGCGGCGGTTTCCTCGCGGGCCATCTCCTGGACCGGCCCTTTTTTTCTTTCCTTCATGGCGCTACCGCTCCGGTTGCCCATGATGTTGATACTCTCCGCAATGCCTAAAACAAGGTTTGCCATTTTATTCTCCTTAGAATTTTATATTTTTTAGATTCATTAAGAACCGGAATATCGATCTGGCGGGCATGGTCACACCAAAAAACAATCGCCTAAACTAGCGTTAAAAGCAGAGGCTGTCAATGATTAATGGTCGCTAAATAGCGGTTTTAGAATGCTTCAGGAACAGTTGTGCGACAGACTGATTTCAGACCGGATATTTCATATGCATACGGATCTTTGAGAGCATGTTGTTTTTTGCCGTCTGGTGATGGGAAATACCGAACCTCAACCGCCAGCGGATCTTTTGTCGAGAACATTTCGCACTGCAGTCGCCAGTTTAATTGTGGCAACTGGTTTCATCAGAAATGCATCGAAGCCGAGGTCCAGGGCCTTCTTTTCATCGATCTGTTCATTAAATCCCGTACAAAGGATGATCGGGATATCCGGCCTGATGTCCCGAAGTTTTTTACAAATCTCCACACCGGTCATCTCGGGCATTGTCATGTCGCTGATGATCAGATCAACGCTTTCAGGGCTGGCCATAAATTTTCCAAGCAACTCCGAGCAATCCGTATATGATTCAGCCTGATATCCCAGGCCTGTCAACATTCGGTGTTCCAGGGCCGCAATGGCCCCGTCATCATCCACCAGGAGAATTCGTTCGCTGCCACCAGGGTATTCTCCGTTGGCAATTGTTTCCGGATCGGAAGTGTGATTTTCAATCCTCGGCAGATAGACGTTGAATGTCGTGCCGATGTTCACTTTACTGGAAACCCCGATATGGCCATTGCAGCTCTTTACAATACTATGAACGATTGCCAGTCCGAGTCCGGTCCCCTCTCCCATTATCTTGGTGGTAAAGTAGGGTTCGAAAATTTTCTCAAGAGTCTCCCGGTCCATTCCGTGGCCGGTATCGCTTACCTCAAGATTAATATATTGAGCCGGGGGCAGGGGAATTTCGGGAAAGATGCGATCCGTTTCATCCGGGGAGCAGGAGCGCAATGAAATCGTCAGGTCGCCTCCTGTTTCCCGCATGGCGTGGTAAGCGTTTGTACAGAGGTTCATGACGATCTGGTGTAATTGGGTCGGGTCTGCCATGACCATGCCGACCTCCGGGTCGATAGAGGATCTGATATTGATATTGGAGGGGATTGAAGAGTGCAGAAGTTTGAGCGCCTCCTTGACGATCAGGTGGAATTTTACCGGTTTCGGTTCCTGGGCCTTCTGGCGGCTGAAAGTCAGAATTTGGTTGACAAGGTCCTTGGCTCTGTTGCCGGCATGGAGTACCTGCTCCTGAAACGAATAGAGTTCGCTCTGTTTCGGCAGCTCATCCAGGACCAATCTCGTATAACCGAGAATGGCGGTGAGAATATTGTTGAAATCGTGGGCAATGCCTCCGGCCAGAGTGCCGATGGCCTCCATTTTCTGAGCCTGTTGAAGGTGCTTTTCAAGCTGCTTTTGTTCAGTCACATCCCGCTTGATTGCTACATACGTAGTGATTTTACCGGCATTGTTGTGAACCGGAGTGATAGAGGCTTCTTCTACAAACAGGGTGCCGTCCTTTTTGCGGTTGGTGAGTTCGCCGCGCCAGACCTGTCCGCTTTTCAGGGTGGCCCACATTTTCCGGTAAAAATCGGTGCTCTGGCTGCCGCTTTTGAGAATCCTCGGGGTTTTGCCGACGGCTTCGTCTCTGGAATATCCGGTGATCCGTTCAAAACTCGGGTTGACGTATTGGATTGTCGCGTTACGGTCGGTGATGATGATGCTGTCCGCTGTCTGTTCAATGAGCGTGGTGAGTCGCCTCCGTTCTTCATCTTCCTTTTTACGGTCGGTAATATCGATACAGTATTCAATGATCTGTCTCACTTCCTGATCATTGCCGAAAACCGGATATCCATGCACTTCAAAAAATTTCTGGTCACCGTTTGCATACTGGTGACGGTGTTCGAAGACCACGGATTTTTTGGTTTCCCTGATTGTGTCGATCGGACACGGGTGTGCAAGTCCGGTGCAGGGTGCGGTCCTATTGTAGATCAGCTCATAACATTTTATTTCGGGTCTGTACTCCCAGGATCTTGCCGCTTCGTTGACAAGGTCTATGGAATGATCGTGAACGTTGATGATCAAGAAGGGATGAGTCAGGGCGTCAAGGGCTCTTTGCAAAAATTCATGCTGTTTGGTTAGCTGTTTCTGGGCCTGATTCCGTTGCTGCAGGGCCATTTCCAACTCCGCAACTTTCTGTTCGAGTTTGGTCGCAAGAATGTCCCTGTATTTTTCCAGATATTTCATCTGGTCTTCTTTGAGTGTTCCCGGGG
Protein-coding regions in this window:
- a CDS encoding dihydropteroate synthase, which translates into the protein MANLVLGIAESINIMGNRSGSAMKERKKGPVQEMAREETAAGAAFLDLNIGPARKDGTELMPWVVQAVEEVSSTPLCLDTTNTAAMEAGFKVIKNKKGAIMNSISAQPERMEKLIPVAAEAGCHVIALLWGPDGMPRDSNERAAMSVDLMMALNEAGIPNEKMLFDPIATPITLGADQLASGLEFLSMLPEIAPGARTTIGLSNVSNGVDEKLRGYLDRTYLIMLMYYGLTTAIVNSYDPELMAICRGERQVLVDMVHGMIEGNDPDPSTLDQRSLEHYKTYKVLSGQNVFSESWLKL
- a CDS encoding response regulator encodes the protein MRILVVDDNHDDRTLLRHIVEKNGHTAIEARDGREGLRMAEINRPDLIISDALMPIMDGFMFLKKIKEDPALSTIPFIFYSANYQANQDVELAESMGACSYIFKPKDPKELWGEIERTATTCRDKAKTPPGTLKEDQMKYLEKYRDILATKLEQKVAELEMALQQRNQAQKQLTKQHEFLQRALDALTHPFLIINVHDHSIDLVNEAARSWEYRPEIKCYELIYNRTAPCTGLAHPCPIDTIRETKKSVVFEHRHQYANGDQKFFEVHGYPVFGNDQEVRQIIEYCIDITDRKKEDEERRRLTTLIEQTADSIIITDRNATIQYVNPSFERITGYSRDEAVGKTPRILKSGSQSTDFYRKMWATLKSGQVWRGELTNRKKDGTLFVEEASITPVHNNAGKITTYVAIKRDVTEQKQLEKHLQQAQKMEAIGTLAGGIAHDFNNILTAILGYTRLVLDELPKQSELYSFQEQVLHAGNRAKDLVNQILTFSRQKAQEPKPVKFHLIVKEALKLLHSSIPSNINIRSSIDPEVGMVMADPTQLHQIVMNLCTNAYHAMRETGGDLTISLRSCSPDETDRIFPEIPLPPAQYINLEVSDTGHGMDRETLEKIFEPYFTTKIMGEGTGLGLAIVHSIVKSCNGHIGVSSKVNIGTTFNVYLPRIENHTSDPETIANGEYPGGSERILLVDDDGAIAALEHRMLTGLGYQAESYTDCSELLGKFMASPESVDLIISDMTMPEMTGVEICKKLRDIRPDIPIILCTGFNEQIDEKKALDLGFDAFLMKPVATIKLATAVRNVLDKRSAGG